From Plectropomus leopardus isolate mb unplaced genomic scaffold, YSFRI_Pleo_2.0 unplaced_scaffold3084, whole genome shotgun sequence:
TAactttgattgattgatcagtAAAAGCCTGTACAGTTAATTTTCTGATTCCATTAGATTctgtttttccatctttcttttacatattacatatacatatatacatattttgatatttaagaaACAAAACTCTAAAAAATGAAGTATTACAGTATTAGTGGGGGTAAAATGTTCATCTAATCTAATCTTGTTGTATTACGGTGCAATAAGATTCACTTGATTGAAATCTGAATTTTTGAGATTTAGTTAATGACACACTGCAGTGGACATGTCAACCTGCGTCCTCTCACCATGAGCACGCCGTACGACCACCAGTCGGCGCTGTGCGTGTGTCCTCGCCTGTTCACCACCTCGGGAGCCATGTACTCCACCGTCCCGCAGAAGGAGTACGCCTTGTTCTCGTGGTCTATTGACTCCTTACTGAGGCCAAAGTCTgaacacacaaagaaatcaaGAGGTGATAAAAGAGTTATCAGAGGTCAGAGCAGCGCGAGGGAGCAGTAAAAGCACCAGGAAAACACCCGAGGTGGAGCAAGTACTCAAAATTActcaataattttaaatatataatcaaaataaGTACAAATACATTTCTCTGGGAATTTTTACTTggattttttaagaatttttttaaaatctacaaaTATCTTGTAATATTAAGGACATTTATTGCCAActcgctctttctctccaagttttttaaaggaaatcaaaccaatttgcttcacagagtatttttacagtgtggtattagtactttttacagtgtggtattagtactttttacagtgtggtattagtacttttactttagtaggGGATCTCAATAGTTCCTCCACCACTGGTTAAAAATCAGACATCAGTGACACAGTTTCAGTGTCATGCAGCatctgaaacacacacgcacgcatatacacacacacacacacacacacacacacacagcaggtgtAATATTACGCACCAGTCAGCTTGATGTGTCCCTCCTCATCGAGCAGGATGCTGAAATTACAGAAATGCTTTTTATGTCTTCTGAAGGCAAAAATGTATAATGCAGcatgactgagtgtgtgtgtgtgtgtgtgtgtgtgtgtgtgtgtgtgtgtgtgtgtgtgtgtgtgtgcgtgcgcgctcCTACTTCTCTGGTTTGAGGTCTCTGTAAATGATGCCCAGGCCGTGAAGGTGATCGAGGGCCAGTGCGAGCTCTGCCAGGTAAAACTTGACGTCCTCTTCTGTGAACAtcacctgcaacacacacacacacacacacacacacacacacaaacacacacacacacacacaaacacacaattacaAATAGATTTACAGTTTTCACACATCATTAAAACTTAATAATACTGCTTGGAATTAAAAGttagattaaaaataacaacaattactgcaaatattatttaaaaagccaataaatattatttaaaacaaagcagaaatattaaaaaaaatgcaataaatacttttaataaatatatggCACAGCATGATactgattaaattaaatgttattcaACATGATAGGCTGAAACCCGACAGAAACTTGACACTAAATGTGCAGAAGGCTGGGCTgtctcttgttaaaaaataattaaataaaaaaataaatagcagtTCTCTTGAAGTGTTACTGAGAACAACAGAGCACTtcatttgaaaacttttttctactttattcaATTACATAACATGACACCATCACTCGTGTCCACCCAAATGATTCTTAGACAAATACTTTTTGttcaaattgttaaaatatgtattaaagCTGAACTGCCAGTTCTGTCAAACACACCACCGACTGTGTGGGCGGGAGCTGCTGAAGCAGCGGGCAAATCACacgtcacataaaaaaaaattaaaaaatcattgtaatGATTAGCTGCAAGCAAAACAATAATGTTAGTCTTGATATTAGTTTTAATACCAGGTATCAAGTAGCTACTTGAAACGATGGATTGCAGTTTAACAGCCAACAGCATGCTGACAAATCTGACACGAcgccattaaaataaatacattttctatgtGTTACCTACGGAAGCCTTGAGGGGCAAgtgagaattgttttttttttgtggtccaTTTTCTAAGTgccaaattttttttgttcata
This genomic window contains:
- the LOC121938668 gene encoding ribosomal protein S6 kinase alpha-3-like, with translation RDRVRTKMERDILVEVNHPFIVKLHYAFQTEGKLYLILDFLRGGDLFTRLSKEVMFTEEDVKFYLAELALALDHLHGLGIIYRDLKPENILLDEEGHIKLTDFGLSKESIDHENKAYSFCGTVEYMAPEVVNRRGHTHSADWWSYGVLM